In Pantoea cypripedii, the following proteins share a genomic window:
- the fldB gene encoding flavodoxin FldB encodes MNIGLFYGSSTCYTEMTAEKIRDFIGGELVTLHNLKDDDPTLMEQYDLLILGIPTWDFGELQEDWEAIWPQIPALNLRGKIVALYGMGDMIGYSEWFLDALGMLHELLQPMGVQFVGYWPLEGYEFTSPKPLTADGKQFVGLALDDVNQFELSDERIEQWCEQILTETAELL; translated from the coding sequence ATGAATATCGGCCTGTTTTACGGTTCAAGTACCTGCTACACCGAGATGACTGCGGAGAAGATCCGCGACTTTATTGGTGGAGAATTAGTCACCCTGCATAATCTGAAAGATGACGATCCCACGCTGATGGAGCAGTACGATTTGCTGATCCTCGGTATTCCCACCTGGGATTTCGGTGAATTGCAGGAAGACTGGGAAGCGATTTGGCCACAAATCCCGGCACTGAATCTGCGCGGGAAAATTGTCGCGCTCTATGGCATGGGCGACATGATTGGCTACAGCGAATGGTTTCTTGATGCGCTGGGTATGCTGCATGAGTTGCTGCAACCGATGGGCGTGCAGTTTGTCGGCTACTGGCCGCTGGAAGGCTATGAATTTACCAGCCCGAAACCCCTCACCGCTGACGGTAAACAATTTGTCGGCCTGGCGCTCGACGATGTTAACCAGTTCGAACTGAGTGATGAACGTATCGAACAGTGGTGTGAACAGATTCTGACGGAAACCGCTGAACTGCTTTAA
- a CDS encoding protein YgfX yields MNAVRWQCNLHPSRSARALQALMLGCCCVLVVALPWPEMWRWGKVPLLLLLLMEGWRNHRLLQQRRGRLALDQQGHWEWDNSNWRNVRAPGWLPIGVLLVLRNQQGQCRRLWLMYDNMPSGYWRALRAHCFMHTSPEP; encoded by the coding sequence GTGAACGCGGTCCGGTGGCAATGTAATCTGCATCCGTCGCGCAGCGCGCGTGCGTTGCAGGCGCTGATGCTTGGTTGCTGTTGTGTGCTGGTTGTGGCTCTGCCCTGGCCGGAGATGTGGCGCTGGGGCAAAGTTCCGCTGCTGTTATTATTGCTGATGGAAGGCTGGCGCAACCACAGGTTGCTTCAGCAACGCCGTGGACGGCTGGCACTGGATCAACAAGGTCACTGGGAGTGGGATAACAGCAACTGGCGCAATGTGCGCGCACCGGGTTGGTTGCCGATTGGTGTGTTGCTGGTGTTGCGTAATCAACAGGGGCAGTGCAGACGGCTGTGGCTGATGTATGACAACATGCCATCTGGTTACTGGCGTGCGTTGCGAGCCCACTGCTTTATGCATACCAGCCCGGAGCCGTAG
- the sdhE gene encoding FAD assembly factor SdhE encodes MDIHDKSRVQWACRRGMLELDIAIMPFFKYEYDSLTDADKQVFIALLKSDDPDLFNWMMNHGEPADPEFKRMVKLIQQRNRERGPVAM; translated from the coding sequence ATGGATATTCATGACAAATCCCGCGTCCAATGGGCGTGCCGTCGTGGCATGCTGGAACTGGACATCGCCATCATGCCGTTTTTCAAATATGAATATGATTCTCTGACTGACGCCGACAAGCAGGTATTTATTGCCTTGCTGAAAAGCGACGACCCTGATTTGTTTAACTGGATGATGAACCACGGTGAGCCTGCTGACCCCGAGTTCAAACGCATGGTGAAACTGATTCAGCAGCGCAATCGTGAACGCGGTCCGGTGGCAATGTAA
- the ygfZ gene encoding tRNA-modifying protein YgfZ — MPIYTLPPRQPAASSRLPLTLMSLDEWALVSVQGKDSTSYLQGQLTLDVAALDATQHRPAAHCDAKGKMWTSLRLFHRGEGYGYLVRRNLRDTQLTELKKYAVFAKVTIAADDDAVLLGVAGFQARTALAGQFPVLPDATTPVVQQDDTTLLWFEQPAERFLLVTTLAQAEALKDKLKGDAQLNDSTQWLALDIEAGIPVIDNATSAQLIPQATNLQALDAISFKKGCYTGQEMVARAKFRGANKRALYWLAGNASHLPQVDGSLELQMGDKWRRTGTVLTAVQLDDGEVWVQVVMNNDLEPDSVLRVEGDEGGKLTIQPLPYSLED, encoded by the coding sequence ATGCCTATTTATACCCTTCCGCCACGCCAGCCTGCGGCATCTTCTCGTCTGCCATTAACCCTGATGTCTCTTGATGAGTGGGCGTTGGTTTCGGTGCAAGGCAAAGACAGCACCTCCTATCTGCAAGGCCAGCTGACGCTGGACGTGGCGGCTCTGGATGCTACCCAGCATCGCCCGGCGGCGCATTGTGATGCCAAAGGGAAAATGTGGACCAGCCTGCGCCTGTTCCATCGCGGCGAAGGTTATGGCTATCTGGTTCGCCGCAATCTGCGCGATACCCAACTGACCGAGCTGAAAAAGTATGCGGTGTTCGCCAAAGTAACCATTGCTGCTGATGACGATGCCGTGCTGCTGGGTGTGGCCGGTTTCCAGGCGCGCACCGCGCTGGCAGGTCAGTTCCCGGTTCTGCCGGATGCCACTACGCCCGTGGTACAACAGGACGACACCACTCTGCTGTGGTTTGAACAACCGGCGGAGCGCTTCCTGCTGGTGACCACCCTGGCACAGGCTGAAGCCCTGAAAGATAAGCTGAAAGGTGATGCGCAGCTCAATGACAGCACCCAGTGGCTGGCACTGGATATTGAAGCGGGTATTCCGGTGATCGATAACGCCACCAGCGCGCAGCTGATTCCACAGGCCACTAACCTTCAGGCGCTCGACGCCATCAGCTTTAAAAAAGGTTGTTACACCGGGCAGGAGATGGTGGCACGCGCCAAATTCCGTGGTGCCAACAAACGCGCCCTGTACTGGCTGGCGGGTAATGCCAGCCATCTGCCGCAGGTCGATGGTTCACTGGAATTGCAGATGGGTGATAAATGGCGTCGTACCGGCACTGTTCTCACCGCGGTTCAATTGGATGACGGTGAAGTATGGGTGCAGGTGGTGATGAATAACGACCTGGAGCCGGATAGCGTGTTACGCGTGGAAGGTGACGAAGGCGGCAAACTGACTATTCAGCCACTGCCTTATTCACTGGAAGATTAA
- the trhA gene encoding PAQR family membrane homeostasis protein TrhA — protein MVQNRLIAQGYSLAEEIANSISHGLGCLFGIVGLVLLLTQAVEMQADATAITSYSLYGGSMILLFLASTLYHAIPHQKAKYWLKKFDHCAIYLLIAGTYTPFLLVGLKSSFARGLMIVIWSLALAGIIFKLTIAHRFKVLSLVTYLSMGWLSLVVIYQLATKLSAGGVWLLAAGGIVYSLGVIFYVARRIPYNHAIWHAFVLGGSICHFCAIYFYVM, from the coding sequence ATGGTACAGAACCGTCTTATCGCTCAGGGCTATTCGCTGGCAGAAGAGATTGCTAACAGCATCAGCCACGGTTTAGGCTGCCTGTTTGGCATTGTGGGTCTGGTCTTGTTATTGACACAAGCTGTTGAAATGCAAGCTGATGCAACCGCCATTACCAGCTACAGCCTGTATGGTGGCAGCATGATTTTGCTGTTCCTGGCTTCCACGCTCTATCACGCGATTCCCCATCAGAAAGCCAAATACTGGCTGAAAAAATTCGACCACTGCGCCATCTATCTGCTGATCGCCGGTACTTATACGCCATTCCTGTTGGTAGGGTTGAAATCGTCGTTTGCCAGGGGGTTGATGATTGTCATCTGGAGCCTGGCGCTGGCGGGCATCATCTTTAAACTGACCATTGCCCATCGCTTCAAAGTATTGTCACTGGTGACCTATCTCAGCATGGGATGGTTATCGCTGGTGGTGATTTATCAGCTGGCGACCAAATTGTCGGCGGGTGGTGTCTGGTTACTGGCGGCGGGGGGCATTGTCTATTCGCTCGGCGTGATTTTTTATGTCGCGCGGCGTATTCCCTACAATCACGCCATCTGGCACGCCTTTGTGCTGGGGGGCAGCATTTGCCACTTCTGCGCGATTTACTTCTATGTGATGTGA
- a CDS encoding SDR family oxidoreductase, whose protein sequence is MELALVTGASRGIGRATALLLAKAGYCVAVNYRQREAEAQQVVAEIASQGGRAFTVQADIADEAQVLKMFQQLDDHDAELKVLVNNAGILFQQCRVEDLAVERIQRVFATNVTGTFLCCREAVKRMGTHHGGSGGSIINVSSAAARLGSPNEYVDYAASKGAMDTLTKGLSLEVALQGIRVNGVRPGPIYTEMHADGGEPGRVDRVASGIPMGRGGQPQEIAAAIVWLASDAASYITGTIIDAAGGR, encoded by the coding sequence ATGGAACTGGCATTGGTCACCGGAGCGAGTCGTGGGATTGGTCGCGCGACCGCGTTATTACTGGCAAAAGCAGGCTACTGCGTGGCGGTAAATTATCGTCAGCGTGAAGCTGAAGCGCAGCAGGTGGTTGCGGAGATCGCGTCACAGGGGGGCCGTGCGTTTACGGTTCAGGCCGATATCGCTGACGAAGCGCAGGTGCTGAAAATGTTTCAGCAACTCGATGATCATGATGCTGAGCTGAAAGTGCTGGTGAACAACGCCGGTATCCTGTTTCAGCAGTGCCGGGTCGAAGATCTGGCTGTGGAGCGTATCCAGCGCGTGTTTGCCACCAATGTGACCGGCACTTTTCTTTGCTGCCGCGAAGCGGTTAAACGCATGGGGACGCATCACGGCGGCAGCGGGGGATCCATCATCAACGTGTCCTCTGCCGCAGCCAGACTCGGTTCACCAAACGAATATGTGGATTACGCTGCGTCCAAAGGTGCGATGGACACCCTGACCAAAGGCCTGTCGCTGGAAGTCGCTTTGCAGGGAATTCGCGTGAATGGCGTGCGTCCGGGACCGATCTACACCGAAATGCATGCCGACGGTGGAGAGCCTGGCCGGGTTGATCGGGTCGCGAGTGGTATCCCGATGGGGCGCGGCGGCCAGCCGCAGGAAATCGCCGCCGCAATCGTCTGGCTGGCAAGCGATGCCGCGTCCTACATCACCGGCACCATCATTGATGCAGCGGGTGGGCGTTAA
- the gcvP gene encoding aminomethyl-transferring glycine dehydrogenase, which produces MTQTLNQLEHNGAFIERHIGPTPQQQATMLEAIGASSLEALIGSIVPADIQLPGPPAVGDAATEQQALAELKAIASQNQRYKSWIGMGYTAVITPPVILRNMLENPGWYTAYTPYQPEVSQGRLEALLNFQTLTLDLTGLDIASASLLDEATAAAEAMAMAKRVSKLKTANKFFIADDIHPQTLDVVRTRAETFGFELIIDSAEKALDHDDLFGVLLQQAGTTGEVHDYRALMTELKSRKVVVSVAADFMALVQLEAPGKQGADIVFGSAQRFGVPMGYGGPHAAFFASRDEHKRSMPGRIIGVSRDAAGNTALRMAMQTREQHIRREKANSNICTSQVLLANIAGFYAVYHGPAGLKRIASRIHRLTSILAAGLKNGGLKLRHNSWFDTLTVDVADKAAVLNRALGFGVNLRSDIHNAVGITLDETTRREDVQALFAILLGDAHGQDIDALDSAVAAENSAIPAGQQRQSAILEHPVFNRHHSETEMMRYMHSLEKKDLALNQAMIPLGSCTMKLNAAAEMIPITWPEFAEMHPFCPAEQAAGYLQMIGQLSQWLVQLTGYDALCMQPNSGAQGEYAGLLAIRRYHESRNEGDRHICLIPSSAHGTNPASAQMAGMSVVVVACDKQGNIDLGDLREKAAQSGDKLSCIMVTYPSTHGVYEETIREVCQIVHQYGGQVYLDGANMNAQVGITTPGYIGADVSHLNLHKTFCIPHGGGGPGMGPIGVKAHLAPFVPGHSVVQIDGVLTQQGAVSAAPFGSASILPISWMYIRMMGAEGLKQASSVAILNANYIASRLQSAYPILYTGRDGRVAHECILDIRPLKEQTGISELDIAKRLIDYGFHAPTMSFPVAGTLMVEPTESESKIELDRFIDAMLAIRMEIDRVADGEWPLEDNPLVNAPHTQMEIVGEWAHPYTRELAVFPAGSANKYWPTVKRLDDVFGDRNLFCSCVPMSEYA; this is translated from the coding sequence ATGACTCAGACTCTCAACCAGCTTGAACATAACGGTGCGTTCATTGAGCGCCATATCGGTCCTACGCCGCAGCAACAGGCCACCATGCTGGAAGCGATTGGTGCCAGCTCGCTGGAAGCGTTGATCGGTTCCATCGTGCCTGCCGATATCCAGTTGCCGGGTCCGCCCGCGGTGGGTGATGCAGCCACCGAGCAGCAGGCGCTGGCGGAGTTGAAAGCCATTGCCAGTCAGAACCAGCGTTACAAATCCTGGATTGGTATGGGTTACACCGCGGTAATCACCCCGCCGGTGATCCTGCGTAACATGCTGGAAAATCCGGGCTGGTACACCGCTTACACGCCGTACCAGCCGGAAGTCTCACAGGGGCGTCTTGAAGCGCTGCTTAACTTCCAGACCCTGACGCTGGATCTTACCGGTCTCGACATCGCATCGGCGTCACTGCTGGACGAAGCCACTGCCGCTGCGGAAGCGATGGCGATGGCAAAACGCGTCAGCAAGCTGAAAACTGCCAACAAATTCTTTATCGCCGACGATATCCATCCGCAGACGCTGGATGTGGTGCGTACCCGTGCTGAAACCTTTGGTTTTGAACTGATTATCGACAGCGCGGAAAAAGCGCTCGATCATGACGACCTGTTTGGCGTGCTGCTGCAACAGGCAGGCACCACTGGCGAAGTGCATGATTACCGCGCACTGATGACCGAGCTGAAAAGCCGCAAAGTGGTGGTGAGCGTCGCCGCTGATTTTATGGCGCTGGTGCAGCTGGAAGCCCCTGGCAAGCAGGGCGCAGACATCGTGTTTGGCTCTGCGCAGCGCTTTGGCGTGCCGATGGGCTACGGTGGTCCGCATGCGGCCTTCTTTGCCAGCCGCGACGAACATAAACGCTCAATGCCGGGCCGTATCATCGGTGTCTCACGCGATGCAGCGGGCAACACTGCGCTGCGTATGGCGATGCAGACCCGTGAACAACATATCCGTCGTGAAAAAGCCAACTCCAACATCTGTACTTCTCAGGTGCTGCTGGCGAATATCGCCGGTTTCTACGCCGTCTATCACGGGCCTGCTGGCCTGAAGCGTATCGCTTCACGTATTCACCGTCTGACCAGCATTCTGGCTGCCGGGCTGAAAAACGGTGGCCTGAAACTGCGCCATAACAGCTGGTTCGATACTCTGACGGTCGACGTGGCTGATAAAGCGGCGGTACTCAACCGTGCGTTGGGCTTTGGTGTCAACCTGCGCAGCGATATCCATAACGCAGTGGGTATCACCCTGGATGAAACCACCCGTCGTGAAGATGTGCAGGCGTTATTCGCTATTCTGCTCGGCGATGCCCACGGCCAGGATATTGATGCGCTGGATAGCGCCGTTGCCGCTGAAAACAGCGCGATTCCGGCGGGCCAGCAGCGTCAAAGCGCCATTCTGGAACATCCGGTGTTCAACCGTCATCACAGCGAAACTGAGATGATGCGTTACATGCACAGCCTGGAGAAAAAGGATCTGGCGCTGAACCAGGCGATGATCCCGCTGGGTTCCTGCACCATGAAACTCAATGCCGCAGCCGAAATGATTCCGATCACCTGGCCGGAATTTGCTGAAATGCATCCGTTCTGCCCGGCAGAGCAGGCAGCGGGTTATCTGCAAATGATCGGCCAGCTGTCGCAGTGGCTGGTGCAGCTGACCGGTTATGACGCGCTGTGTATGCAGCCGAACTCGGGCGCACAGGGAGAATATGCCGGTCTGCTGGCGATTCGCCGTTATCACGAAAGCCGCAATGAAGGTGACCGTCATATCTGCCTGATCCCCAGCTCCGCACACGGTACCAACCCGGCGTCGGCACAGATGGCGGGCATGTCAGTGGTGGTCGTCGCCTGTGACAAACAGGGCAACATCGACCTCGGCGACCTGCGTGAGAAAGCAGCGCAGTCAGGCGATAAGCTTTCCTGCATCATGGTGACGTATCCGTCTACCCATGGCGTGTACGAAGAAACAATCCGTGAAGTGTGCCAGATTGTGCATCAGTACGGCGGCCAGGTTTATCTCGATGGCGCCAACATGAACGCGCAGGTGGGCATCACCACACCAGGCTACATCGGTGCGGATGTTTCTCACCTTAACCTGCACAAAACCTTCTGCATTCCGCACGGCGGTGGCGGCCCAGGTATGGGACCGATCGGCGTCAAAGCGCATCTGGCCCCCTTCGTTCCGGGCCACAGCGTGGTGCAAATTGATGGCGTACTGACCCAGCAGGGCGCGGTGTCCGCAGCGCCGTTCGGCAGCGCTTCGATTCTGCCGATTAGCTGGATGTACATCCGTATGATGGGTGCTGAAGGTCTGAAACAGGCCAGTTCAGTGGCAATTCTCAATGCTAACTACATCGCCAGCCGCCTGCAGTCGGCCTACCCGATTCTGTATACCGGTCGCGATGGCCGCGTAGCGCATGAATGTATTCTGGATATTCGTCCGCTGAAAGAGCAAACCGGCATCAGTGAACTGGACATTGCCAAGCGCCTGATTGACTACGGTTTCCATGCGCCAACCATGTCGTTCCCGGTTGCCGGTACGCTGATGGTCGAGCCGACGGAATCGGAGAGCAAAATCGAACTGGATCGCTTTATCGACGCCATGCTGGCGATTCGTATGGAGATCGATCGCGTGGCTGATGGCGAATGGCCGCTCGAAGACAACCCGCTGGTCAATGCGCCGCATACCCAGATGGAAATTGTTGGTGAGTGGGCGCATCCGTACACCCGCGAGCTGGCCGTGTTCCCGGCAGGCAGCGCCAATAAATACTGGCCGACGGTAAAACGTCTGGATGATGTCTTTGGCGACCGCAATCTTTTCTGTAGCTGTGTCCCGATGAGTGAGTACGCGTAA
- the gcvH gene encoding glycine cleavage system protein GcvH, translated as MSNVPKELKYKDSHEWVRKEADGTFTVGITEHAQELLGDMVFVDLPEVGRVVAAGEDCAVAESVKAASDIYAPLSGEIIEINEELEGSPELINSDPYSDGWLFKIKASDESELHSMLDADAYKASIDE; from the coding sequence ATGAGCAATGTACCAAAAGAATTGAAGTACAAAGATAGCCACGAGTGGGTGCGTAAAGAAGCCGACGGTACTTTCACCGTCGGGATTACCGAGCATGCCCAGGAACTGTTAGGTGACATGGTGTTTGTTGACCTGCCAGAAGTGGGACGTGTTGTTGCAGCTGGTGAAGATTGTGCAGTAGCAGAATCAGTAAAAGCCGCTTCTGACATCTATGCTCCGCTGAGCGGCGAAATCATTGAGATTAACGAAGAACTGGAAGGTTCGCCGGAACTGATCAACAGCGATCCGTACAGCGATGGCTGGTTGTTCAAAATCAAAGCCAGCGATGAGTCAGAACTTCACTCAATGCTGGATGCCGATGCGTACAAAGCCTCCATCGACGAATAA